The Cucurbita pepo subsp. pepo cultivar mu-cu-16 chromosome LG08, ASM280686v2, whole genome shotgun sequence genome contains a region encoding:
- the LOC111800115 gene encoding UDP-glycosyltransferase 73C4-like: MASKSKQPPHFLLIPLMAQGHLIPMADLAKLLAENGARVSLITTPQNASRINSLLSHPNQSQIQILHLQFPSHQQSGFPQGCENFDSLPSLSLLPKFLWATALFCRATEDLFQQLSPRPSCIVSDMALPWTIKVAHKFNVPRLVFYSLSSLYLLGMANLRATGVIDRIMSASDSERIVIPNLPDKVELTKPQFICTLDAEFMEWANEMGKADQASYGVIVNSFDGLEPKYLEELKKATGSDKVWCVGPVSLCNKDTTDKAIRGNKAAIDEHECLKWLDRQQPGSVVYAALGSLCNLIAAQIIELGLALEALNRPFIWVIRQTEATNNELEKWLSESGFEERTKERGLVVRGWAPQLLILSHPAAGAFVTHCGWNSTIEGITAGVPMVTWPLFADQIFNEKLIVQLLKVGVSVGMEKSVMWGSEEEIGVQVKMEGIRGAIEKVMDGEGNKEMRRRVRDLAERAKAAMEEGGSSHLNLKLLIEDIMHQAEAREAQK, translated from the exons ATGGCTTCCAAATCCAAGCAACCACCTCATTTCCTTCTCATCCCACTCATGGCTCAAGGCCATCTAATCCCCATGGCCGATTTGGCCAAGCTTCTAGCTGAAAATGGAGCCAGAGTGAGCCTGATCACCACCCCTCAAAACGCATCGCGGATCAACTCCCTTCTCTCCCACCCAAACCAatcccaaatccaaatccttCACCTCCAATTCCCATCTCACCAACAATCCGGTTTTCCCCAAGGCTGTGAGAATTTCGACTCCTTGCCTTCACTCAGCTTACTCCCCAAATTCTTATGGGCAACGGCTCTTTTCTGTCGGGCCACAGAGGATTTGTTCCAGCAGTTGTCTCCCAGACCGAGCTGTATCGTGTCGGACATGGCGTTGCCTTGGACAATTAAGGTTGCCCACAAGTTTAATGTTCCTAGGCTTGTTTTCTACAGCTTGTCTTCGTTGTATCTGTTGGGTATGGCGAATCTACGAGCCACAGGTGTTATTGACAGAATCATGTCTGCTTCTGACTCCGAGCGAATTGTTATTCCCAATTTGCCTGATAAAGTCGAGTTGACTAAGCCGCAATTTATCTGCACTTTGGATGCTGAGTTTATGGAGTGGGCCAATGAAATGGGCAAAGCTGACCAAGCTTCCTATGGTGTCATTGTCAACTCTTTCGATGGGTTGGAGCCAAAATACCTTGAGGAGCTCAAGAAGGCAACAG GATCAGATAAAGTTTGGTGTGTTGGGCCTGTTTCATTATGCAACAAAGACACAACCGACAAGGCTATAAGAGGTAACAAGGCCGCCATTGACGAACACGAATGTCTCAAATGGCTTGACAGACAACAGCCTGGTTCAGTCGTCTACGCTGCACTCGGCAGCTTATGCAACTTAATAGCAGCACAAATCATAGAGTTGGGGCTGGCTCTAGAGGCATTGAACAGGCCATTCATTTGGGTCATAAGACAAACCGAAGCCACGAACAACGAACTAGAAAAGTGGCTGTCAGAGTCCGGGTTTGAAGAGAGGACCAAAGAAAGAGGGCTGGTGGTCCGTGGCTGGGCTCCGCAACTGCTGATATTATCACATCCGGCAGCCGGAGCCTTCGTCACACACTGTGGCTGGAACTCAACCATAGAAGGGATCACAGCAGGAGTGCCGATGGTGACCTGGCCGTTGTTCGCCGACCAGATATTCAACGAGAAGTTGATCGTTCAGCTTCTGAAGGTTGGGGTCAGCGTGGGGATGGAGAAGAGTGTTATGTGGGGAAGTGAGGAGGAAATCGGGGTTCAAGTGAAGATGGAAGGCATTAGAGGGGCAATTGAGAAGGTGATGgatggagagggaaacaaggAGATGAGAAGAAGAGTGAGGGATTTAGCTGAAAGAGCGAAGGCGGCCATGGAAGAAGGAGGCTCTTCTCATCTCAATTTGAAGCTGTTGATTGAAGATATTATGCATCAGGCAGAGGCTCGGGAGGCCCAAAAGTAG